In the Bremerella alba genome, one interval contains:
- a CDS encoding DJ-1/PfpI family protein, whose translation MAAKKILMLVGDFVEDYEVMVPFQMLLMVGHEVSAVCPDKKAGDTVATAIHDFEGHQTYTEKPGHNFALNATFAEIDAASFDALVIPGGRAPEYLRLNDKVLDLVRHFAENDKPIAAICHGPQILAAAGVLQGKSVCPYPAVGPEVTLGGGKSIPPSDTFDNAHVDGKLVTGPAWPAHPAWIRSFLEVLGTKIEP comes from the coding sequence ATGGCTGCCAAGAAGATCCTGATGCTCGTCGGAGATTTCGTAGAAGATTACGAAGTCATGGTCCCCTTCCAGATGCTGTTGATGGTCGGCCACGAAGTTTCCGCCGTCTGCCCCGATAAGAAAGCGGGCGATACCGTCGCCACCGCCATTCACGATTTCGAGGGGCACCAAACCTACACCGAAAAGCCGGGCCACAACTTTGCCCTCAACGCAACCTTCGCCGAGATCGACGCCGCTTCGTTCGACGCGTTGGTCATCCCCGGCGGCCGCGCTCCGGAATACCTGCGATTGAACGACAAGGTCCTCGACCTCGTCCGCCACTTCGCCGAAAACGACAAACCGATCGCCGCGATCTGCCACGGCCCCCAAATCCTAGCCGCCGCCGGCGTGCTGCAAGGAAAGAGCGTCTGTCCTTACCCAGCCGTCGGCCCCGAAGTCACCCTCGGCGGCGGCAAAAGCATCCCGCCAAGCGATACGTTCGACAATGCCCACGTCGACGGCAAGCTAGTCACCGGCCCCGCCTGGCCAGCCCACCCAGCCTGGATCCGTTCGTTCCTGGAAGTGCTCGGCACCAAGATCGAACCGTAG